In a single window of the Desulfovibrio sp. X2 genome:
- a CDS encoding bifunctional riboflavin kinase/FAD synthetase: protein MIVATDIAELEGTLSASCVTIGNFDGVHKGHQELIQRVVQHGQKHAMLSVVVTFEPHPLRVLTGKKTPPFITLLEQKLDLISELGVECCLVLPFSRALAELPPEEFVRRYLVQGLCMRHLYIGYDYAFGKGRAGNYDLLRRMGEDCGFGVERLDPVIIGSAVVSSTRIRDLVQAGDVWDVPPLLGRFFQFAGEVIHGAGRGSRLLGFPTANLRPIDELLPKRGIYAVWAEILGSDEAPFAAVANVGHNPTFGEHPLSVEVHIMDLDRDLYGSALRIHFVQRLRDEMKFDGPGPLVARIKEDIRLARQILAAPGAEL from the coding sequence ATGATCGTCGCCACGGATATCGCCGAGCTCGAGGGCACTCTTTCCGCCTCCTGCGTGACCATCGGAAACTTCGACGGGGTCCACAAGGGGCACCAGGAGCTCATCCAGCGCGTGGTGCAGCACGGCCAGAAGCACGCCATGCTCTCCGTGGTCGTGACCTTCGAGCCGCACCCCCTGCGCGTGCTCACCGGCAAGAAGACCCCGCCCTTCATCACCCTGCTCGAACAGAAGCTCGATCTCATCTCCGAGCTCGGCGTGGAATGCTGCCTGGTGCTGCCCTTCTCCCGGGCCCTGGCCGAGCTGCCGCCCGAGGAGTTCGTGCGCCGCTACCTGGTGCAGGGGCTGTGCATGCGCCACCTCTACATCGGCTACGACTACGCCTTCGGCAAGGGGCGCGCGGGCAACTACGACCTGCTGCGGCGCATGGGCGAGGACTGCGGCTTCGGCGTGGAACGGCTCGACCCCGTGATCATCGGCAGCGCCGTGGTCAGCTCCACGCGCATCCGCGACCTGGTCCAGGCCGGGGACGTCTGGGACGTGCCGCCGCTGCTCGGCCGCTTCTTCCAGTTCGCAGGCGAGGTGATCCACGGCGCGGGCCGCGGCTCCCGCCTGCTCGGCTTCCCCACGGCCAACCTGCGGCCCATAGACGAGCTGCTGCCCAAGCGCGGCATCTACGCGGTCTGGGCCGAGATCCTGGGCAGCGACGAGGCGCCTTTCGCCGCCGTGGCCAACGTGGGGCACAACCCCACCTTCGGCGAGCATCCCCTGAGCGTGGAGGTCCACATCATGGACCTCGACCGCGACCTCTACGGCTCCGCCCTGCGCATCCACTTCGTGCAGCGGCTGCGCGACGAGATGAAATTCGACGGTCCCGGCCCCCTGGTCGCCCGTATAAAGGAGGATATCCGCCTGGCACGGCAGATCCTGGCCGCACCAGGCGCGGAGCTCTAG